The following are encoded together in the Humulus lupulus chromosome 5, drHumLupu1.1, whole genome shotgun sequence genome:
- the LOC133777579 gene encoding autophagy-related protein 3, with amino-acid sequence MVLSQKLHEAFKGTVERITGPRTVSAFKEKGVLSVSEFITAGDNLVSKCPTWSWESGEPSKRKPYLPPEKQYLITRNVPCLRRAASVEEEYEAAGGEVLLDNEDNDGWLATHGKPKEGKNAEDENLPSMENLEISKNRAVKLTPSYFGGDDDEDIPDMADYEDPDNVIESDAATLQPTYLVAHEPDDDNILRTRTYDVSITYDKYYQTPRVWLTGYDESRMLLQPELVLEDVSQDHARKTVTIEDHPHLPGKHASVHPCRHGAVMKKIIDVLMSRGVEPEVDKYLFLFLKFVASVIPTIEYDYTMDFDLGSSSN; translated from the exons ATGGTTCTTTCGCAGAAGCTCCACGAAGCCTTCAAAGGAACCGTGGAGAGAATCACAGGCCCTCGAACAGTGTCCGCTTTTAAAGAGAAGGGCGTTCTCAGTGTCAGCGAGTTTATCACCGCCGGTGATAACCTTGTGTCCAAATGCCCTACCTGGTCATG GGAGTCAGGTGAGCCAAGCAAGAGGAAGCCATATTTGCCACCTGAAAAGCAATACCTCATAACTAGAAATG TTCCTTGTTTGCGGAGAGCAGCATCTGTTGAAGAAGAGTATGAAGCTGCAGGAGGGGAAGTACTTCTTGATAATGAAGATAATGATGGCTGGTTGGCAACCCATGGGAAGCCAAAGG AGGGTAAAAATGCGGAGGATGAAAACTTGCCCTCTATGGAAAATTTAGAAATCAGCAAGAACAGAGCTGTAAAGTTGACTCCCTCATATTTTGGCGGGGACGATGATGAAGATATTCCTGACATGGCTGATTATGAAGATCCTGATAATGTTATTGAAAGTGACGCT gCAACCTTGCAGCCTACATATCTTGTTGCTCATGAACCTGACGACGATAATATTTTACGTACCCGAACCTATGATGTCAGCATCAC GTATGATAAATATTATCAAACTCCTCGAGTGTGGCTTACTGGTTATGATGAG TCAAGGATGCTTCTACAACCAGAGCTTGTACTTGAAGATGTTAGTCAAGACCATGCTCGCAAAACT GTAACCATTGAGGACCATCCTCACTTGCCGGGGAAGCATGCATCTGTTCATCCATGTCGACATGGGGCGGTGATGAAAAAAATCATTGATGTGCTCATGTCACGTGGTGTAGAACCAGAAGTTGACAA GTACCTTTTCTTATTCTTGAAATTTGTTGCATCTGTTATTCCAACTATTGAGTATGACTACACCATGGACTTTGATCTTGGCAGCTCCAGCAACTGA